One region of Mycolicibacterium rhodesiae NBB3 genomic DNA includes:
- a CDS encoding class I adenylate-forming enzyme family protein — protein sequence MSSTRSFAYDPLPYPAVVPAMLADLVERFGASDFLVSSDGAGTDERITYAEAGERSAEMARRLLAAGVTKGARVGILAPNGPDFAVAFLATTRIGAVAVPINTFFQPPELEWLLRDADIHTVISVSTLLGKDVDARLEQATGRAPGTANPVLTDRLPHLRNMFSLAPDAQDWPEPVAQSFLEACESTVRATDDMVVIYTSGSTSNPKGIIHSHSTAIAHSRFIASQHEWDPTDRVYIPMAFFWVGGLIFGLLGPMQMGVTILTEHRFEPSDVLRLIAAERATYTTGFPHVGPALKNHPDFASTDLSTLREGYQQVLLPPERRASDPSLRVRQLGMTETCSSHTWWPPHEQVPESKRGSLGVSAPGYEHKVVDETGQQVPNGVAGEICVRGWAMMRGIVGRSNRDVFDADGWYHTGDAGYRDDDGHLYFAGRTDDMIKTSGANVAPIEVESTLSRIDGVRIAYVVGLPDPAKGAVVSAVVVLDDGADLSADALAAHCREELAAYKVPKKWVMLPDADSLPYTTTNKIDKVALSTLLTSGALS from the coding sequence GTGAGCTCGACCCGTTCATTCGCCTACGATCCGCTCCCCTATCCGGCTGTCGTGCCCGCGATGCTCGCCGATCTCGTCGAGCGATTCGGCGCCAGCGACTTCCTCGTGTCTTCGGATGGAGCCGGTACCGACGAGCGAATCACCTACGCCGAAGCGGGTGAACGATCGGCGGAGATGGCGCGCCGACTGCTCGCCGCCGGCGTGACCAAAGGGGCCAGGGTCGGCATCCTGGCGCCCAACGGCCCCGACTTCGCGGTCGCGTTCCTTGCGACCACCAGGATCGGGGCGGTGGCGGTACCCATCAACACGTTCTTTCAGCCACCCGAACTCGAATGGCTGCTTCGCGACGCCGATATTCACACGGTGATATCGGTGTCCACCCTGCTGGGCAAGGATGTCGACGCCCGACTCGAGCAGGCCACCGGGCGCGCCCCGGGGACCGCGAACCCGGTTCTGACCGACCGTCTGCCGCACCTGCGCAATATGTTCTCGCTGGCCCCGGATGCCCAGGACTGGCCCGAACCCGTCGCGCAGTCGTTCCTGGAGGCCTGCGAGTCGACGGTGCGCGCGACGGATGACATGGTCGTCATCTACACCTCGGGCAGCACGTCAAATCCCAAGGGCATCATCCACTCTCACTCCACGGCCATCGCTCACTCGCGATTCATCGCAAGCCAACACGAATGGGACCCCACCGACCGCGTCTATATTCCGATGGCCTTCTTCTGGGTCGGCGGCCTGATCTTCGGGCTGCTGGGACCGATGCAGATGGGTGTGACGATCCTGACCGAGCATCGGTTCGAGCCGTCCGATGTACTGCGGCTGATCGCAGCCGAAAGGGCGACCTACACGACCGGATTTCCCCACGTCGGCCCTGCGTTGAAGAACCATCCGGATTTTGCGAGCACCGATCTGTCCACCCTGCGGGAGGGCTACCAGCAGGTGCTGCTGCCTCCAGAACGACGCGCCTCCGACCCGTCGCTTCGAGTTCGACAGCTCGGAATGACCGAGACCTGCAGCTCACACACCTGGTGGCCACCACACGAGCAGGTGCCGGAATCAAAGCGTGGGTCGCTTGGGGTTTCAGCGCCCGGATACGAACACAAGGTGGTCGACGAGACCGGTCAGCAAGTGCCGAACGGGGTAGCGGGCGAGATCTGTGTGCGCGGTTGGGCCATGATGCGCGGCATCGTCGGACGCAGTAATCGGGACGTATTCGATGCCGACGGTTGGTATCACACCGGCGACGCCGGATATCGCGACGACGACGGCCACCTCTACTTCGCCGGCCGCACCGACGACATGATCAAGACCTCCGGGGCCAACGTGGCTCCCATCGAGGTGGAGTCGACGCTGAGCAGAATCGACGGCGTGCGCATCGCCTACGTCGTCGGGCTGCCCGATCCGGCGAAGGGCGCGGTGGTCAGTGCCGTGGTAGTGCTCGACGACGGCGCCGACCTGTCGGCAGACGCCCTGGCCGCACATTGCCGCGAGGAACTCGCGGCCTACAAAGTGCCCAAAAAGTGGGTCATGCTGCCCGACGCAGACAGTCTGCCGTACACCACGACCAACAAGATCGACAAGGTCGCGCTCAGCACGTTGTTGACATCGGGCGCACTCTCATGA
- a CDS encoding SDR family NAD(P)-dependent oxidoreductase encodes MELGLEGRNYVLVGGTTGMGYAAARALAADGANVALLARDGQRAEKRAQGLATEFGVQAVGIGVDATESSAAVDRAIDLAAEELGPLRGLAVTAGPMDQQGPFLEHGDDSWDWYYQLILMATVRSCRAVIPHLQRNGGGTIVTTAAYSVRAPKILIPPYNALKASVLTLSKIMAKTHGPDGIRVNVVCPGLFDTETNDHIREHRAQQYGVPLEDAIYTHLSSNPDWNMKVALGRGGKPHEAGELIAFLLGDRAAYMTGAVINIDGGTDF; translated from the coding sequence ATGGAACTCGGACTGGAAGGCCGCAACTACGTGCTTGTCGGCGGGACCACGGGCATGGGATATGCCGCAGCGCGGGCCCTGGCGGCTGACGGCGCGAACGTCGCACTGCTCGCCCGCGACGGTCAGCGAGCCGAGAAGCGTGCACAAGGTCTGGCGACCGAGTTCGGGGTTCAAGCTGTGGGGATCGGCGTCGATGCCACCGAAAGCTCAGCGGCGGTCGATCGCGCCATCGACCTCGCCGCAGAAGAGCTTGGCCCCTTACGAGGACTTGCCGTCACTGCTGGACCGATGGATCAGCAGGGTCCTTTCCTGGAACACGGTGACGACTCCTGGGATTGGTATTACCAGCTCATCCTGATGGCAACCGTGCGGTCGTGTCGCGCGGTCATTCCACATTTGCAGCGGAACGGCGGTGGCACCATCGTGACCACCGCCGCCTATTCGGTACGAGCCCCCAAGATCCTCATCCCGCCATACAACGCGCTGAAGGCATCGGTGCTGACGCTCTCCAAGATCATGGCGAAAACACACGGCCCTGACGGTATCCGTGTGAACGTGGTGTGCCCCGGTCTGTTCGACACCGAAACGAACGACCACATTCGAGAGCATCGTGCACAGCAATACGGTGTCCCGCTCGAAGATGCCATCTACACCCACCTGTCCAGCAATCCCGACTGGAATATGAAAGTGGCGCTGGGACGCGGCGGAAAGCCGCACGAGGCAGGCGAACTCATCGCGTTTCTCCTCGGCGATCGCGCGGCATACATGACCGGTGCCGTCATCAACATCGACGGCGGCACCGACTTCTGA
- a CDS encoding SDR family NAD(P)-dependent oxidoreductase, whose translation MSGDRGLAVVTGGARGIGEAIVDELVASGYRVAVVDVNAKALAKTAEGDAARSGLVVPVELSITDRAAVERELGALAASHGAIHALVNNAGMTLPATFLDQSDEDWNRIIAVNLTGTFIMAQVAARQMVEQKSGAIVNISSVSAHGVRTGPAAYAAAKSGVEGLSRLMAVQLGPLGVRVNTVVVGTTATPWLLSRKTDAELETMRSTTLTGSIGEPADIAKTVAFLCSPSAKHITGQMISVSGGQWMP comes from the coding sequence GTGTCGGGTGACCGTGGGCTGGCGGTGGTGACCGGCGGCGCTCGAGGAATAGGCGAGGCGATCGTCGATGAGCTCGTCGCTTCCGGCTACCGGGTGGCCGTGGTCGACGTGAACGCCAAAGCGCTGGCCAAGACCGCCGAAGGGGATGCCGCCCGCTCGGGCCTGGTCGTTCCCGTCGAATTGTCCATCACCGACCGTGCTGCGGTCGAACGCGAACTCGGTGCGCTTGCGGCCTCTCACGGCGCGATTCACGCGCTGGTCAACAACGCGGGTATGACCTTGCCCGCGACGTTTCTCGACCAGTCGGACGAGGACTGGAATCGGATCATCGCAGTCAATCTCACCGGGACCTTCATCATGGCGCAGGTCGCCGCGCGGCAGATGGTCGAGCAGAAGTCCGGCGCGATCGTGAACATCAGCTCGGTGTCTGCACACGGGGTTCGAACCGGTCCCGCCGCCTACGCCGCGGCGAAGTCCGGCGTCGAGGGCCTGTCGAGGCTGATGGCGGTTCAACTCGGTCCCCTCGGGGTGCGCGTCAACACGGTCGTGGTCGGAACCACCGCGACACCGTGGTTGCTGTCGCGAAAGACCGATGCCGAGCTCGAAACCATGCGTTCCACGACATTGACTGGATCCATCGGCGAACCCGCAGACATCGCCAAGACGGTGGCATTCCTGTGTTCACCCTCGGCCAAACACATCACCGGTCAGATGATCTCGGTGTCCGGCGGGCAATGGATGCCATGA
- a CDS encoding TetR/AcrR family transcriptional regulator, producing the protein MATQRATADVETQDEYDRQDQILEAANQCFTQLGIHRTSVQDVARMANVSRGTVYRYFEDRNVLIDAAIEFGAQKFYQQVAAAMAKKSTLAEKLGAMAETHAVILLDHRTRNRLMADDSELMRHMISDGDSAVRRTTEFLVPYVREAQKRGEVGAGIDVTAASEWLARIIYSFSTVNQAQTFDMSKPDTVRKYVEKFAVNGLR; encoded by the coding sequence ATGGCGACCCAACGGGCCACGGCCGACGTCGAGACACAGGACGAGTACGACCGTCAGGATCAGATCCTAGAGGCGGCCAACCAGTGCTTCACGCAGCTGGGCATCCATCGCACCAGCGTGCAGGATGTCGCCAGGATGGCCAACGTATCCCGGGGCACGGTCTACCGGTATTTCGAGGATCGCAATGTCCTCATCGACGCTGCGATCGAGTTCGGCGCCCAGAAGTTCTATCAGCAGGTCGCCGCGGCCATGGCGAAGAAGTCGACTCTCGCGGAGAAACTCGGCGCCATGGCCGAAACTCACGCAGTCATCCTGTTGGACCATCGAACCCGCAACCGGTTGATGGCTGACGACTCAGAGCTGATGCGGCACATGATTTCCGATGGCGATTCCGCGGTTCGGCGAACCACGGAATTCCTGGTGCCCTACGTCCGTGAAGCGCAGAAGCGCGGTGAGGTCGGCGCGGGCATCGACGTCACAGCCGCCAGCGAGTGGCTGGCCAGGATCATTTACTCCTTCTCCACCGTCAATCAAGCGCAGACATTCGACATGTCCAAGCCCGACACCGTCCGCAAGTACGTCGAAAAGTTCGCCGTCAACGGATTGCGCTGA
- a CDS encoding acyl-CoA dehydrogenase family protein: MTGDPDFTAFTLTDDQREFRSTVRAFLEHHSPESEVRRLMESETGFDSAIWRAMADQLSLQGLIVPENYGGEGFGFAELGLVLEEMGAALVPGPYFTSAVLAATVLLCSGDDDACQRYLPSIASGETIATLAITERSGRWDRDGIETTAGQDGADWMLRGTKYYVPDGSIADLVLVVARAASGAVGLFAVENTDDLVRREQSTLDPTRRQAVIEFADTAAARIGPEDAWPGLSRALSHATAALANEQVGGAQRCLDQAVAYVKVRTQFGKPVGSFQAIRHRCADLMLDIECARGVAQYAVHAVDNFPAESVSAAALAKACCSDVYARAAAANIQLHGGIGFTWEHPAHMYYKRAKSSAMLLGDANYHRGLLADGIGV, from the coding sequence ATGACAGGCGACCCGGATTTCACCGCATTCACGCTGACAGACGACCAGCGCGAGTTCCGATCGACCGTGCGCGCATTCCTCGAACACCACTCACCGGAATCAGAGGTTCGCCGCCTCATGGAGTCGGAAACCGGCTTCGACTCGGCGATCTGGCGCGCCATGGCCGACCAGCTCAGCCTGCAGGGGTTGATTGTTCCCGAGAATTACGGCGGCGAGGGTTTCGGCTTCGCCGAGCTCGGACTAGTCCTCGAAGAGATGGGCGCTGCGCTGGTGCCCGGCCCTTACTTCACATCGGCGGTCCTCGCCGCAACTGTGCTCCTGTGTTCGGGTGACGACGATGCGTGCCAACGCTATCTACCCAGCATCGCCTCCGGTGAGACCATCGCGACGCTGGCAATCACCGAGCGGTCGGGACGATGGGATCGCGACGGCATCGAGACAACAGCCGGTCAAGATGGCGCCGACTGGATGCTGCGGGGAACCAAATACTATGTGCCCGACGGCAGTATCGCCGATCTCGTGCTTGTGGTAGCACGCGCCGCGTCCGGCGCCGTGGGCCTCTTCGCTGTCGAGAACACCGATGACCTCGTGCGCAGAGAGCAGTCCACCCTCGATCCGACGCGCCGTCAAGCTGTCATAGAGTTCGCCGACACCGCAGCGGCGCGGATCGGCCCCGAGGACGCGTGGCCTGGGCTCAGCCGCGCCCTGAGCCACGCAACGGCCGCGTTGGCGAACGAGCAGGTCGGCGGAGCCCAGCGATGCCTCGATCAGGCGGTCGCCTATGTCAAGGTCCGCACCCAGTTCGGGAAACCGGTCGGTTCGTTCCAAGCGATCCGGCATCGCTGCGCCGACCTGATGCTGGACATCGAATGTGCAAGAGGCGTGGCCCAATACGCCGTCCACGCCGTCGATAATTTTCCCGCAGAGTCCGTGTCGGCGGCGGCGCTGGCCAAGGCGTGCTGCTCGGACGTGTACGCGCGCGCGGCGGCGGCCAACATCCAGTTGCACGGCGGAATCGGATTCACGTGGGAGCATCCTGCGCACATGTATTACAAGCGCGCGAAGTCGTCGGCAATGTTGCTCGGCGACGCCAACTACCACCGGGGACTGCTGGCCGACGGCATCGGTGTTTGA
- a CDS encoding nuclear transport factor 2 family protein produces the protein MDLQIAVPNLDLETLSRRYAAAIDHRDTAALLSVFAVDATMHVEQPGQKPGHLNGHRELERIIGIVKRFARTAHVLGQALFQPDGDLADGEIYCTAHHFSTDTSGSARDLVMHIRYIDRYAIGEDRSWRIVHRSVCVDATEHRQVRADW, from the coding sequence GTGGATCTGCAGATTGCCGTGCCGAACCTCGATCTTGAAACGCTCTCGCGCCGTTATGCGGCGGCGATCGACCACCGCGATACCGCCGCACTGCTATCCGTATTCGCGGTAGACGCCACCATGCACGTCGAGCAGCCCGGGCAGAAGCCCGGACACCTGAACGGTCACCGCGAGCTCGAGCGCATTATCGGAATCGTCAAACGCTTTGCGCGCACCGCACACGTGCTCGGACAGGCCCTCTTCCAGCCGGATGGTGATCTTGCCGATGGTGAAATCTATTGCACCGCGCATCACTTCAGCACTGATACGTCGGGCTCTGCTCGTGATCTGGTGATGCACATCAGATACATCGACAGGTACGCCATTGGCGAAGATCGCAGTTGGCGCATCGTCCACCGCTCGGTATGCGTCGACGCGACTGAACACCGCCAGGTGCGGGCGGACTGGTAG
- a CDS encoding nuclear transport factor 2 family protein, with product MTAESGDAFEALAARVERLEALDEIRQLAAKYAVALDMRDLNAVANLFVEDVGVPGKRRGREALRQWYDTEMRHDLLGSAHGPLAHVIDIHDADHASGLVYSRNDLETASAWVIELLAYLDAYERRSGRWYFARRTPLFWYQSDITDPPVGPDKMRWPNTSAHEGTFHDVFPSWAEFWSADPGRLEAPVPAPPPVGEWLQTLRRSEPVPRVSPTGRSADDPRNG from the coding sequence ATGACCGCCGAGTCCGGCGACGCCTTCGAAGCGCTCGCCGCACGTGTCGAACGTCTTGAAGCGCTCGACGAGATCCGCCAACTCGCGGCCAAATACGCTGTGGCGCTGGACATGCGTGATCTCAATGCGGTCGCCAACCTCTTCGTCGAGGATGTCGGAGTGCCTGGCAAGCGTCGCGGGCGAGAGGCATTGCGCCAGTGGTACGACACCGAGATGCGGCACGACCTGCTCGGCAGCGCGCACGGACCGCTCGCCCATGTGATCGACATCCACGACGCCGACCATGCCAGCGGACTGGTCTACTCTCGCAACGATCTCGAGACTGCGTCCGCGTGGGTGATCGAACTACTCGCCTACCTCGATGCATACGAACGACGAAGCGGCCGTTGGTACTTCGCCCGACGAACTCCGTTGTTCTGGTATCAGAGCGATATCACTGATCCTCCCGTTGGTCCCGACAAGATGCGCTGGCCCAACACGTCTGCACACGAGGGGACTTTTCACGACGTGTTCCCCAGCTGGGCGGAATTCTGGTCGGCCGATCCCGGGCGGCTCGAAGCTCCGGTCCCGGCGCCGCCGCCGGTCGGCGAATGGCTACAGACGTTGCGCCGAAGCGAGCCCGTCCCGCGCGTCAGTCCGACGGGTCGCAGCGCCGACGATCCAAGAAACGGATGA
- a CDS encoding DUF427 domain-containing protein: MADTINDVESLWPKYPNYRIDLTPCLLTGQVWAGDTLLAESDACLIVTETDHEDRLYFPESSVQWQHFEESDHTTVCPFKGRATYWNLSGPHRPTANAVWTYRDPLPEVAGLKGYVSFYDLDLRILVVDRWPDGSEVPATFPLWGDAAELMRLIDVQPASDLSFIGPAHGPTRRDVVEGGQFVGEAIVAASKALPGQRVTSVSMIFTKAASFTAPVDVDVDVLRHGRTFSTAEVRISQHGTLRSVGLLLADSGAEDVIRDSAQMPDTPGPEAAVQFTGFGMPGREIRIVDGAYDPDPERIGPPAIDAWVRFREAPHQQYLHQALLAQSTTHWTIAAGMLPHRGFGEARAHDTLSTGIMKATIAFHDDVDVSDWLLYSNRAFWAGRGLVQGDGRVYTRDGVLAASYTIQAMVREFGRSPADMGHDSRTAM; encoded by the coding sequence ATGGCGGACACGATCAATGACGTCGAATCGCTCTGGCCGAAGTACCCAAACTACCGCATCGACCTGACGCCCTGCCTGCTGACAGGACAGGTCTGGGCCGGCGACACGCTACTGGCCGAGAGCGACGCCTGCCTTATCGTGACGGAGACCGATCACGAGGACAGGCTGTACTTTCCGGAGTCGTCGGTGCAGTGGCAGCACTTCGAGGAATCGGACCACACCACGGTGTGCCCGTTCAAGGGCCGGGCCACCTATTGGAATCTCAGCGGACCTCACCGGCCGACCGCAAATGCCGTATGGACGTATCGGGATCCGCTGCCGGAAGTAGCCGGCCTCAAAGGCTATGTGTCGTTCTACGACCTCGATCTGCGCATCCTCGTCGTCGATCGATGGCCCGACGGCTCCGAGGTACCCGCCACTTTTCCACTTTGGGGCGATGCGGCCGAGCTAATGCGGCTCATCGATGTTCAACCCGCCTCAGACCTCAGCTTCATCGGTCCGGCGCACGGCCCTACTCGCCGTGATGTCGTAGAGGGTGGTCAGTTCGTCGGCGAAGCGATTGTTGCCGCCAGCAAGGCCCTTCCTGGGCAACGAGTCACATCGGTTTCGATGATCTTCACCAAGGCGGCGTCCTTCACGGCTCCTGTAGATGTCGATGTCGATGTCCTGCGGCACGGTCGAACGTTCTCGACCGCCGAGGTACGGATCAGCCAGCACGGAACGTTGCGCAGTGTCGGGTTACTTCTCGCCGATTCCGGTGCCGAGGACGTGATTCGGGATAGCGCACAAATGCCCGATACCCCCGGCCCCGAAGCCGCCGTTCAGTTCACCGGTTTCGGGATGCCCGGCCGCGAGATCAGGATCGTCGACGGCGCATACGATCCCGATCCCGAGCGGATCGGACCACCGGCGATCGACGCCTGGGTCCGCTTTCGGGAGGCACCCCATCAGCAATACCTTCATCAGGCGCTGCTGGCGCAATCGACAACGCACTGGACCATTGCCGCAGGCATGCTGCCTCACCGTGGTTTCGGCGAAGCTCGCGCGCACGACACATTGTCCACCGGAATCATGAAGGCCACCATCGCTTTCCACGACGATGTCGATGTCAGCGACTGGCTGTTGTACAGCAACCGCGCGTTTTGGGCGGGACGAGGACTCGTTCAGGGGGATGGACGGGTCTACACCCGCGACGGAGTCCTCGCCGCCTCCTACACGATTCAGGCGATGGTCCGAGAGTTCGGCCGTAGTCCCGCTGACATGGGGCACGACAGTCGAACCGCGATGTGA
- a CDS encoding SDR family oxidoreductase, with product MTARSLSGKRVVVVGASAGIGKAFAIRAGKEGAQLVVAARRTDKLDEVIAAVGSGTPVVTDVRRPEDCARVAAAARKHLGEVDLLVISTGYAPLKKLGDTDTHDWRDVFETNVVGVHETIRAHLPILTPSAIVAAMSSDSVRNPHSALGAYSSSKAALERCLVSWRLENPGYRFCCVEVSGTVPTDFTSAFDPDVLGEAATEWMSRGLVQASRMTPEDVADVLAGIFSSVVDFPEVGLESLVVKSPSGPLRP from the coding sequence ATGACCGCGCGCTCGCTGTCCGGTAAACGGGTCGTCGTCGTCGGTGCGTCCGCCGGCATCGGCAAAGCGTTCGCGATCCGGGCGGGCAAGGAAGGGGCGCAGCTCGTCGTCGCTGCTCGACGCACGGATAAACTCGACGAAGTCATCGCTGCGGTCGGCTCGGGCACGCCGGTGGTCACCGACGTGCGCCGACCCGAAGACTGCGCCCGCGTCGCCGCGGCGGCCCGCAAACATCTAGGCGAAGTTGACCTGTTGGTGATCAGCACCGGATACGCACCGTTGAAGAAACTCGGCGACACCGATACCCATGACTGGCGCGATGTGTTCGAGACCAATGTGGTCGGCGTACATGAGACCATCCGCGCCCACCTACCCATCCTCACGCCGTCGGCGATCGTCGCTGCCATGTCGTCCGATTCGGTACGAAACCCCCACTCAGCGCTTGGGGCGTACTCGTCGAGCAAGGCGGCGCTGGAGCGGTGTCTGGTTTCATGGCGTCTGGAGAATCCTGGCTATAGGTTCTGCTGTGTCGAGGTAAGCGGAACTGTGCCAACAGATTTCACATCTGCATTCGATCCGGATGTGCTCGGTGAAGCAGCGACCGAATGGATGTCCCGTGGACTTGTCCAGGCGAGCAGAATGACTCCGGAGGACGTCGCGGACGTGTTGGCGGGCATCTTCAGTAGCGTGGTTGACTTTCCGGAAGTCGGGCTGGAATCGCTGGTCGTCAAGTCACCATCGGGACCGCTGCGACCGTGA